In a single window of the Lineus longissimus chromosome 4, tnLinLong1.2, whole genome shotgun sequence genome:
- the LOC135486369 gene encoding transmembrane protein 65-like isoform X1, whose translation MATSLSYFRRFGYVSRTFSWTFVQKSKSECKYQSIRVPIVTICRKCSSKSDQEKVKAPGLGEHQHHKPRHDNWAKDLIYSLDSKQRMKLMNELSEFEKAKEKRNAQESLQPQGIFSGHDGSDASHKLEVREIFKKEVEPIIVPKLSFSQKRQLAIFCGLPFVGFGTLDNIVMITAGEYIDNTFGAFLGLSTMAAAALGNMVSDVAGIGTAGYVEEMASKIGILPPELSPEQVDLKTTKLISTLGRMIGVAIGCTIGMAPLLLISRDDDEEEDTEAEEKSEESNPERTEK comes from the exons ATGGCAACAAGCTTGTCCTATTTTCGTCGTTTTGGCTATGTTTCAAGGACTTTTTCTTGGACTTTCGTTCAGAAATCAAAATCAGAATGTAAATACCAATCAATAAGAGTGCCAATTGTAACTATATGTAGAAAATGTTCAAGTAAATCGGACCAGGAAAAGGTAAAGGCCCCAGGCCTCGGTGAACATCAGCATCATAAACCGCGGCACGACAACTGGGCCAAGGATTTGATCTATAGTTTAGATTCCAAACAGAGAATGAAGCTAATGAATGAATTATCAGAATTCGAGAAggcaaaagaaaaaagaaatgcacaGG AATCTTTGCAACCTCAAGGTATATTCTCTGGTCATGATGGTAGTGATGCATCCCACAAATTAGAAGTTCGagagatttttaaaaagg aAGTGGAACCAATAATCGTCCCAaaactctcattttcacaaaagCGTCAAC TTGCCATATTCTGCGGTCTTCCATTTGTTGGTTTCGGAACGTTAGATAACATTGTGATGATAACTGCC GGTGAATATATCGATAATACTTTTGGTGCTTTCCTGGGCCTTTCAACAATGGCAG CTGCTGCCCTCGGGAATATGGTGTCAGATGTAGCTGGAATAGG GACTGCCGGCTATGTGGAGGAGATGGCGAGTAAAATAGGAATCTTACCTCCTGAGTTATCTCCAGAGCAAGTGGACCTCAAAACAACAAAGCTCATATCCACCTTG GGTCGAATGATAGGTGTTGCTATCGGCTGTACCATCGGGATGGCGCCACTTTTACTGATCAGTCGAGATGACGATGAGGAGGAAGATACTGAAGCAGAAGAGAAGTCGGAGGAATCAAATCCGGAAAGGACAGAAAAATGA
- the LOC135486390 gene encoding uncharacterized protein LOC135486390, producing MAFGWFLVLVFVSSTFAGQVCEYGFVRYIGPLEEDGEEFGVPDLVTSSIRLQNVDGGKAIPNDLLVAGRRLTFTQEDWKAAGNYASFVFKIYRETDEISAVKAVRVRVGTPQEQEFTISISEDGVSWERIEVFSDSVRLRLATGCGNFRTCDGRAGRYIKLEVKGEKVPVIESVGILACQAFKGALSPTIWGTCRFYRPAPNDVKLSTNVKLSTGSISDIMRHGTVTFDPKNWEVKKGDAYIEFHFARQLLLRIISVHTTGVKYATLYAKDMEGDEYVKSIRQPFTTWDGGIAIRLPDADMKDVQCSGLAGRYFKLELHGEEGTVPTVGKASLKVARP from the exons ATGGCATTCGGATGGTTTCTTGTCCTTGTGTTCGTCTCGTCGACATTTGCGG GACAAGTATGTGAATACGGATTCGTGCGCTACATTGGTCCACTGGAGGAAGATGGTGAAGAGTTCGGTGTCCCGGATCTGGTGACGTCATCCATCCGTTTGCAGAATGTTGACGGGGGTAAAGCAATTCCAAATGATTTGCTGGTCGCTGGTCGGAGATTGACCTTTACCCAAGAGGATTGGAAAGCAGCCGGGAATTATGCCTCCTTCGTCTTCAAAATTTATCGTGAGACTGACGAGATCAGCGCGGTCAAGGCCGTCAGGGTGAGAGTGGGAACTCCTCAAGAGCAAGAGTTCACAATCTCTATCAGTGAGGATGGCGTCTCTTGGGAAAGAATCGAGGTA TTTTCTGACAGCGTGAGGCTACGCTTAGCTACCGGCTGCGGCAATTTTCGTACATGTGACGGTCGAGCTGGGCGGTACATTAAATTGGAAGTGAAGGGAGAGAAAGTGCCAGTCATTGAAAGCGTCGGTATCCTAGCCTGTCAGGCATTTAAAG GTGCACTGAGTCCAACCATATGGGGTACCTGCCGCTTTTACCGCCCCGCACCCAATGACGTCAAACTCTCCACCAATGTCAAGTTGAGTACAGGTTCCATCAGTGACATCATGCGGCATGGAACCGTCACCTTTGACCCGAAGAACTGGGAGGTCAAGAAAGGTGACGCCTACATAGAGTTCCATTTCGCGCGGCAGCTCTTACTGAGGATCATAAGCGTACATACCACTGGGGTGAAGTATGCCACGCTTTACGCCAAGGATATGGAGGGTGATGAGTATGTCAAGTCTATACGTCAG CCGTTTACAACCTGGGATGGAGGTATCGCCATCCGCCTACCTGATGCCGACATGAAGGATGTGCAATGTTCAGGTTTAGCCGGGAGGTACTTCAAGCTAGAGCTTCACGGGGAAGAAGGCACAGTACCGACTGTTGGTAAAGCCTCCCTCAAGGTAGCGAGACCATAG
- the LOC135486369 gene encoding transmembrane protein 65-like isoform X2, with the protein MATSLSYFRRFGYVSRTFSWTFVQKSKSECKYQSIRVPIVTICRKCSSKSDQEKVKAPGLGEHQHHKPRHDNWAKDLIYSLDSKQRMKLMNELSEFEKAKEKRNAQEVEPIIVPKLSFSQKRQLAIFCGLPFVGFGTLDNIVMITAGEYIDNTFGAFLGLSTMAAAALGNMVSDVAGIGTAGYVEEMASKIGILPPELSPEQVDLKTTKLISTLGRMIGVAIGCTIGMAPLLLISRDDDEEEDTEAEEKSEESNPERTEK; encoded by the exons ATGGCAACAAGCTTGTCCTATTTTCGTCGTTTTGGCTATGTTTCAAGGACTTTTTCTTGGACTTTCGTTCAGAAATCAAAATCAGAATGTAAATACCAATCAATAAGAGTGCCAATTGTAACTATATGTAGAAAATGTTCAAGTAAATCGGACCAGGAAAAGGTAAAGGCCCCAGGCCTCGGTGAACATCAGCATCATAAACCGCGGCACGACAACTGGGCCAAGGATTTGATCTATAGTTTAGATTCCAAACAGAGAATGAAGCTAATGAATGAATTATCAGAATTCGAGAAggcaaaagaaaaaagaaatgcacaGG aAGTGGAACCAATAATCGTCCCAaaactctcattttcacaaaagCGTCAAC TTGCCATATTCTGCGGTCTTCCATTTGTTGGTTTCGGAACGTTAGATAACATTGTGATGATAACTGCC GGTGAATATATCGATAATACTTTTGGTGCTTTCCTGGGCCTTTCAACAATGGCAG CTGCTGCCCTCGGGAATATGGTGTCAGATGTAGCTGGAATAGG GACTGCCGGCTATGTGGAGGAGATGGCGAGTAAAATAGGAATCTTACCTCCTGAGTTATCTCCAGAGCAAGTGGACCTCAAAACAACAAAGCTCATATCCACCTTG GGTCGAATGATAGGTGTTGCTATCGGCTGTACCATCGGGATGGCGCCACTTTTACTGATCAGTCGAGATGACGATGAGGAGGAAGATACTGAAGCAGAAGAGAAGTCGGAGGAATCAAATCCGGAAAGGACAGAAAAATGA
- the LOC135486218 gene encoding uncharacterized protein C6orf62 homolog gives MSDPHSRKAQAVSRLRHQLRKKRESLADQFDFKMFVVFHFKRNNEKKKPCAVYEIEEVFPVMTNNYEDSILKGVKEEAYTYESSLELLEKDVVQFHAPRWQSMRKDVIGCTTEMDFFLWPRHDIDSIECLLFSRWKNSADEPYKPIKAEYSFQCKDYEKQLLRLIPKRDKSGLIINNPTQSMFLFVDKQDVQTANKRVIMFKLTSACLYLPQDQLMIWGPGTVDEIMEPYLY, from the exons ATGAGCGATCCGCACAGCCGGAAGGCCCAGGCTGTCAGTCGTTTGAGACACCAGTTGCGTAAGAAGAGAGAATCGTTGGCTGACCAATTCGACTTCAAAATGTTTGTTGTCTTTCACTtcaaaagaaataatgaaaag AAGAAACCATGTGCTGTATATGAAATTGAGGAGGTTTTTCCTGTCATGACAAACAATTATGAAGATAGCATACTCAAAGGTGTCAAG GAGGAAGCCTATACATACGAAAGTTCATTAGAATTACTTGAGAAAGATGTGGTTCAGTTTCATGCGCCAAGATGGCAGTCAATGCGGAAAGATGTGATCGGATGTACCACCGAGATGGACTTCTTCTTGTGGCCTCGCCATGACATTGATTCGATTGAATGTCTGCTCTTCTCCCGATGGAAAAATAGTGCTGACGAACCTTATAAACCAATCAAG GCTGAATACAGCTTCCAATGCAAAGACTACGAGAAACAACTACTACGCCTCATCCCGAAACGCGATAAAAGCGGACTGATCATTAACAACCCGACGCAATCCATGTTTCTCTTTGTGGATAAACAAGATGTCCAGACTGCAAACAAGCGAGTCATCATGTTCAAATTGACTAGCGCTTGTTTGTATCTTCCACAG GACCAATTGATGATTTGGGGCCCAGGAACAGTGGACGAAATCATGGAGCCATATCTTTACTGA
- the LOC135486385 gene encoding ATM interactor-like, whose translation MANLLNGKTATLEVCPTIEDLSSEMKKNVPCPVTGCERTFNHDNALRMHVIKTHKIFQDEKDNAFFHRFKTKNPPCAYHCPVAGCKYQMGAERYFNSYATLKQHFKVVHKEKKFICDFCGFKFGVESAMKRHKNTCGVIFKCGTCGCPYATREALLTHCKRKQHIVPENHTKITNMISAPAQVQDSHENVAVAAIVDTKTVDSQFESMAIDSGCVTASFNQLRAGDSVEQDNFVNNEQRRVALAPNAKRNTDMENQTLTCSRATGSHCSLIVGSPMDVNNETQNMASSCQNNNAKDANSNFTNDDNCMYDVVGANCQCVTTTTTGCQVNSPADKQNILPDLSPASLGVNIGHGKNNFKSATKSIAETSVQPVINLFVINVNTDGKSSMEQSRKQPLSDSRLVSILPKPPQPSPVTVVNQKQETGLRMSNNGPVSSKTSSVVQTSEYTIDRTSAETQTTGDYVLMKAMQSANIPIQKESRGAQVSPRARVRGVKRTLPTQMTSTSVQTGTDAHPILRRKRRKKLPKASDAASASTSSTVSQATSPAFPMPDLLDFGFSDCETQTMALIEELEASLAASTSTQTRESYLANPLAEPVMPQPPLPMQTIETQTLSVDTGVDTTEGFSLLNFLNTADGSNDHQDSGVQTPSIPSFDHTLTLENPVRLPDASLSMELPPQQLQPVMNVLNPGGSLYDASAQTTEVSTAIQTQTIDTMFSQLLSNMETQTSDDLPLLELGFADNQTQTPFDLDLIESQANVETQTALHVSASNTNNVQSIDTETQTLFPNLTLTDSHTQTSLADLEKFMNL comes from the exons ATGGCAAATTTACTGAATGGTAAAACAGCAACCCTTGAAGTGTGCCCTACCATTGAAGATCTCTCAtcagaaatgaagaaaaatgtacCATGTCCTGTCACTGGCTGTGAAAGGACCTTTAACCATGACAATGCACTTAGAATGCACGTTATCAAGACTCACAAAATATTTCAG GATGAAAAGGACAATGCATTTTTCCATAGATTTAAAACAAAGAATCCGCCATGTGCTTATCACTGTCCTGTGGCTGGCTGCAAATACCAAATGGGTGCGGAAAGATACTTCAATTCGTATGCAACACTCAAAcag CACTTCAAGGTTGTCCACAAGGAAAAGAAGTTCATCTGCGACTTCTGTGGTTTTAAGTTCGGAGTAGAGAGTGCCATGAAAAGACATAAGAACACATGCGGTGTAATCTTCAAATGTGGAACGTGTGGATGTCCTTATGCAACTAGAGAGGCTCTTCTAACACACTGCAAGAGAAAACAGCACATTGTTCCTGAAAATCATACGAAAATTACAAATATGAT ATCAGCACCAGCACAGGTACAAGATTCACATGAAAACGTTGCTGTTGCAGCAATTGTAGATACAAAGACAGTTGATTCTCAGTTCGAAAGTATGGCCATAGATTCTGGATGCGTTACTGCTTCATTTAATCAACTTCGAGCAGGTGACAGTGTCGAACAAGACAACTTTGTAAACAATGAACAAAGACGTGTAGCATTAGCTCCAAATGCCAAACGGAACACTGATATGGAGAATCAGACACTTACTTGTAGTAGAGCTACTGGAAGTCACTGTAGTTTGATCGTAGGGAGTCCAATGGATGTGAATAATGAGACACAAAACATGGCCTCAAGCTGCCAAAACAACAATGCCAAAGACGCTAATTCAAACTTTACCAATGATGACAACTGCATGTATGATGTTGTAGGAGCTAATTGTCAGTGTGTTACTACAACTACTACTGGTTGCCAGGTAAATAGTCCTGCtgacaaacaaaatattttacctGATCTGTCACCTGCTTCATTAGGGGTTAACATAGGGCATGGCAAGAATAATTTCAAGTCGGCTACCAAATCAATAGCGGAAACTTCTGTTCAGCCAGTCATTAACCTTTTTGTGATTAACGTTAACACTGATGGTAAGTCTTCCATGGAGCAATCTAGGAAGCAGCCTCTCTCCGACTCCAGACTTGTGTCTATCTTGCCCAAACCTCCACAGCCCAGTCCTGTTACTGTAGTTAACCAAAAGCAGGAGACCGGCTTAAGAATGTCAAATAATGGTCCGGTTAGTTCGAAAACATCATCAGTTGTCCAAACGTCGGAGTACACAATTGATCGAACGTCTGCCGAAACTCAGACAACTGGAGACTATGTTTTGATGAAAGCTATGCAGTCGGCCAACATACCGATTCAGAAGGAATCAAGAGGCGCACAGGTATCCCCGAGGGCTAGGGTTCGAGGAGTCAAACGAACCCTTCCTACCCAGATGACCTCGACCAGCGTACAGACTGGAACagatgctcatcccattctgcgGCGTAAGCGACGAAAGAAACTGCCAAAAGCGAGCGATGCGGCTTCAGCCAGTACGTCCTCGACAGTTTCACAAGCGACGAGCCCGGCATTTCCTATGCCCGATCTGCTTGACTTCGGGTTTTCCGATTGTGAGACGCAGACTATGGCCTTGATTGAAGAGTTGGAGGCATCATTGGCTGCCAGTACCTCCACACAGACGAGGGAAAGTTACCTAGCAAATCCACTTGCCGAGCCGGTGATGCCACAGCCACCTCTCCCTATGCAGACTATAGAAACGCAGACATTAAGTGTAGACACTGGAGTTGATACGACAGAAGGATTCAGCCTCTTGAATTTCCTGAACACTGCAGACGGCTCAAATGATCATCAAGACAGTGGGGTTCAGACCCCATCGATCCCTTCATTTGATCACACTCTGACTCTTGAGAACCCTGTGAGGCTCCCTGATGCCAGTCTTTCAATGGAACTCCCACCTCAACAACTGCAGCCTGTGATGAACGTCCTCAACCCTGGAGGCTCCCTCTATGATGCAAGTGCACAAACAACAGAGGTCTCCACTGCCATCCAGACACAAACCATTGACACCATGTTCTCTCAATTACTGAGCAACATGGAGACACAGACCAGTGACGATCTACCGTTATTGGAATTGGGCTTCGCGGATAATCAAACCCAAACGCCATTCGATCTTGACCTGATTGAATCGCAGGCTAATGTCGAGACGCAGACCGCACTGCATGTTTCTGCATCAAATACAAATAACGTTCAATCTATTGATACGGAAACTCAAACACTCTTTCCTAACCTAACGTTAACTGATTCACATACTCAGACGAGTTTGGCTGATCTTGAAAAGTTCATGAATCTCTAA
- the LOC135486458 gene encoding eukaryotic translation elongation factor 1 epsilon-1-like: MAVQNPEFEALSQFLGVNLKKYKLKYNDKVPQISANKNSINGHGTVCKYLASASNKNLLGSSIEEEAAISQWIEYRLTQVDRSSKEQDVLVVLKELNDYLGDKVYLVGHRLSLADILLYYGMHSIMSNLTFYDKEKYMNLSRWFDQVQHIEGVRPHDLPLVVFQKSRLYTMDLS, encoded by the exons ATGGCTGTACAAAATCCAGAATTCGAAGCTTTATCCCAGTTTTTGGGTGTCAATCTCAAAAAATACAAATTAAAATACAATGATAAG GTCCCACAAATCAGTGCCAACAAAAACTCAATCAATGGCCATGGGACAGTATGCAAATATCTGGCGAGTGCATCAAATAAAAATCTTCTAG GATCATCGATTGAAGAAGAGGCAGCAATTAGTCAGTGGATTGAATATCGACTGACACAGGTTGATAGGTCATCAAAAGAGCAAGACGTGTTGGTCGTACTCAAA gaattAAATGACTACCTAGGTGATAAAGTGTATCTTGTTGGACACAGATTATCGCTAGCCGATATTCTCCTTTATTATGGAATGCATAGCATTATG TCCAATTTAACATTTTATGACAAGGAAAAATATATGAATTTATCGAGGTGGTTTGACCAG GTTCAACACATAGAAGGAGTGCGGCCACATGATCTACCCCTCGTAGTATTCCAGAAGAGTCGACTTTACACCATGGATTTGTCATGA